One genomic segment of [Phormidium] sp. ETS-05 includes these proteins:
- a CDS encoding ArnT family glycosyltransferase: protein MSENKIYNKNQPKIIWFVSILWLFVISFIAFLWNLGSTGLVDETEPLFAEAARQMTVTGDWITPYFNGATRFDKPPLIYWLMVIAYKLVGVNAWGVRLPSALAAISLMVLLFYTLWRHSGETRGRGEQGVAANGHSPLQGLGDQEGDRKNQGRGGPGRGRGDQGRRGPGDSQSPSHPAKALTPVPSIPPTPL from the coding sequence ATGAGTGAAAATAAGATATATAATAAAAATCAGCCAAAAATCATCTGGTTTGTATCTATATTATGGTTATTTGTAATTAGTTTTATTGCATTTTTATGGAATTTAGGCAGTACCGGGCTGGTGGATGAAACCGAGCCCTTATTTGCCGAAGCAGCGCGGCAAATGACTGTTACTGGCGATTGGATTACACCATATTTTAATGGCGCGACCCGCTTTGATAAACCACCCCTGATTTACTGGTTAATGGTAATTGCTTACAAACTGGTGGGAGTGAATGCTTGGGGTGTACGCCTCCCTTCAGCTTTGGCAGCCATTTCCTTAATGGTGCTGCTATTCTACACCCTCTGGCGCCACTCTGGGGAGACTAGGGGACGGGGGGAGCAGGGTGTAGCGGCGAATGGCCATTCGCCCCTACAGGGACTGGGGGACCAGGAAGGGGACAGGAAAAATCAGGGGAGGGGGGGACCAGGAAGAGGACGGGGGGACCAGGGGAGGAGGGGACCAGGGGACTCCCAGTCACCCAGTCACCCCGCTAAAGCCCTCACCCCCGTCCCCTCCATCCCCCCTACCCCCCTTTGA
- a CDS encoding glycosyltransferase family 39 protein codes for MSEPIGRRSPAEPPSPRLPVSLPPAPFIGAAVMALNMEIITWGRIGVSDMLLTGCTCTALLAFFLAYAGASRWYWAFYILMALAVLAKGPVGIVLPGLIVGVFLLYVGKFREVIQEMKIWQGMTIFLVITVPWYVLVILANGEDYINTFFGYHNLERFTSVVNRHGAPWYFYFVVMLVGFAPWSAYLPWSMARLEFWRRRFWRRQPRAEHLGLFALIWLVVIFGFFTIAATKLPSYILPAIPGAAILVALGLATVESKGLSKGLRWSVWANTVLLLVFAVLVVYLPYEMERDPAMPDFRNGLIESGLPTLAGLILGLTAVAGLLVQEIGWAGDFWTGRLLDGVTKIGDKGNGRG; via the coding sequence GTGAGCGAACCGATAGGTCGGCGAAGCCCAGCCGAACCGCCGTCCCCCCGTCTCCCCGTCTCCCTACCCCCAGCACCGTTTATCGGCGCTGCCGTGATGGCTTTAAATATGGAAATCATCACCTGGGGGCGCATTGGGGTATCTGATATGCTGCTCACGGGTTGCACTTGTACCGCATTACTAGCGTTTTTTCTGGCATACGCTGGCGCCAGCCGTTGGTATTGGGCATTTTATATTTTGATGGCATTGGCAGTGTTAGCAAAAGGCCCCGTAGGGATTGTTTTGCCGGGATTGATAGTGGGGGTATTTTTGCTCTATGTGGGCAAATTTCGGGAAGTAATTCAGGAGATGAAAATATGGCAGGGAATGACAATTTTTTTAGTTATAACTGTGCCTTGGTATGTGTTGGTGATTTTGGCCAATGGGGAAGATTATATTAATACTTTTTTCGGCTATCACAATCTAGAAAGGTTTACCAGCGTGGTCAATCGCCACGGTGCCCCCTGGTATTTTTATTTTGTGGTGATGCTGGTGGGGTTTGCACCTTGGTCCGCATATTTGCCGTGGAGTATGGCTCGGTTAGAGTTTTGGCGGCGGCGGTTTTGGCGGCGACAACCGAGAGCGGAACATTTGGGTTTGTTTGCTCTGATTTGGCTGGTGGTGATATTTGGGTTTTTTACTATTGCTGCTACCAAACTGCCGAGTTATATCCTCCCGGCTATTCCCGGAGCGGCGATTTTAGTAGCTTTGGGGTTGGCGACGGTGGAATCGAAGGGGTTGAGCAAAGGCTTGCGGTGGAGTGTATGGGCGAATACGGTTTTGTTGCTGGTGTTTGCGGTATTGGTGGTTTACTTGCCCTATGAGATGGAACGGGACCCAGCCATGCCGGATTTTCGGAATGGGCTGATTGAGTCTGGTTTGCCCACTTTGGCGGGGTTGATATTGGGTTTGACTGCTGTGGCGGGTTTGCTGGTGCAGGAAATCGGGTGGGCGGGAGACTTCTGGACGGGGAGACTTCTGGACGGGGTGACAAAAATTGGGGACAAGGGGAATGGGAGGGGATAA
- a CDS encoding ATP-binding protein, whose translation MKIPQLWLQELISIVPCCRLTASLAEVRKLLTTQPHPQSASIVVLNEQEFPLGKLHLASLLSHLIPSPSHSELPNTSTATLDQPLSTIEPLPLHPLAILPASVELAELWHRLKTTNTQTYGQDWAIVSGEGKFLGLLESHRLLKFLLGGKEDGPTGEPPISPHLFSPLPSQGSGGEVLTLPIPWLVDVLDRLPWPLRLQTDDGMSVVDNVVWRSVVGANGRGEFTTGEGSEIIAPLPAIDSFREKTPNRSEANLEERPHITSKDLNFPLAETCVLPGEVEPVWQFTKIPLPLRLSHIPGALAEAIVEIPLHQKPTPAQSIAKLRDPPRGSVGSVGSVGSVGSVVSNLPPHPPTPPHPPTPPHPPVPPSPSPPVPQSPSHPVTPSLLWLVLARDVGEQQQLATELAAKNADLVRLNRLKDEFLACISHELKTPLTSVLGLSSLLKDQSVGKLNDRQARYAELIHRSGRHLMAVVNDILDLTRIETGQMELIAEPVRIEEVCSRAFEQATGREHLSSSAAPGGGDDDRHFHLEIEPGLDTIVADELRLRQMLSHLLSNALKFTPKGRDIGLKVNRWESWIAFTVWDNGLGIPAEKQHLIFQKFQQLENPLIRQFEGTGLGLVLTQGIARAHGGDVTFISKEDHGSQFTILLPPCPPAVNTTGVPVVRDKQLVLLVEAVPRFVESVTGMLSALGLRTCIARAGTDALEKARRLQPGAVLIDPLLPLLSGWDALTLIKSDPQTRHIPAVMMGTLADKKQALERHADGFLVLPVQEDALRDELTRLHCLQVNRESSPPAKLTVLRLIPTDNPSPNPLLADHITSDSSDNLRLLEAYDLDQAELLARIWQPHAILLDGISSMSDDVNGFLQELSEYPELGAVPLVTLDRLTTEAANKISGLSVFPCLLPVGADGSHRAPSSQLIDVIKVAAGMREKPTILVVDLSRLPEFGPPQTEARGHEGEAGEPQRRLEHQEIGTPGSRLSVTFNPGRIHHNPAPNNGLSTIPPGNQSQDGAWLPALIQYLQTAGFKGTIASSWSEVWQQLQHQGVDLLVLYWPNGLKPSSSLLDALRTLGQVHSLPPVFVLRSRGDRLIAPTTPVEKKSVLPVSGGVAMIKDGSFDLPEAESSLETGTLDWDNGNMGGDFYSVVRSIASKILPSSLSMSQLLHEIILSLQTH comes from the coding sequence ATGAAGATCCCACAGCTTTGGCTCCAAGAGTTAATCTCGATCGTTCCGTGCTGTAGGCTGACCGCTAGTTTAGCAGAAGTACGTAAGCTGTTAACCACTCAGCCCCACCCTCAATCTGCTAGCATTGTCGTCCTGAACGAACAGGAATTTCCTTTGGGAAAACTCCACCTGGCCAGCTTGCTCTCTCACTTAATCCCCTCACCAAGCCATTCTGAACTCCCAAACACCTCCACTGCCACTTTAGACCAGCCTCTTTCTACTATAGAACCGCTGCCCCTTCATCCGCTGGCCATCCTGCCTGCTTCTGTGGAACTAGCGGAACTTTGGCACCGCCTAAAAACTACCAATACCCAAACCTATGGCCAAGATTGGGCCATAGTCAGTGGGGAAGGAAAGTTTTTAGGATTGCTCGAAAGTCACCGCTTGCTCAAATTCCTTTTGGGGGGGAAAGAAGACGGACCAACAGGGGAACCCCCCATCTCTCCCCATCTGTTCTCCCCCCTTCCCTCCCAGGGCTCTGGAGGTGAAGTCCTCACCTTGCCAATACCTTGGCTGGTGGATGTTTTGGATCGTCTGCCTTGGCCATTGAGGTTGCAAACTGATGACGGGATGAGTGTGGTTGATAATGTGGTGTGGCGATCGGTAGTGGGGGCAAACGGTAGAGGTGAGTTTACCACCGGTGAGGGCAGCGAAATCATCGCCCCATTACCTGCGATCGACAGCTTCAGGGAAAAGACGCCAAACCGTAGCGAAGCCAACCTGGAGGAGAGACCACATATCACTTCAAAAGATTTAAATTTCCCTTTGGCCGAAACTTGTGTCCTACCAGGGGAGGTGGAGCCGGTATGGCAATTTACCAAAATTCCCCTGCCCCTAAGATTATCTCATATACCAGGAGCTTTGGCCGAAGCGATCGTGGAAATCCCCCTGCATCAAAAGCCCACGCCAGCGCAGTCGATCGCCAAATTGCGCGATCCACCGAGGGGGAGTGTGGGGAGTGTGGGAAGTGTGGGAAGTGTGGGAAGTGTGGTCAGCAATCTTCCTCCCCATCCTCCCACCCCTCCCCATCCTCCCACCCCTCCCCATCCCCCCGTCCCCCCGTCCCCCAGTCCCCCAGTCCCCCAGTCACCCAGTCACCCCGTCACCCCGTCTCTGCTGTGGTTAGTGCTGGCGCGGGATGTGGGCGAGCAGCAGCAATTGGCTACGGAATTGGCCGCCAAAAATGCGGATTTAGTGCGGCTCAACCGCTTGAAAGATGAATTTTTGGCCTGTATCAGCCACGAGCTGAAAACCCCCCTCACCTCGGTGTTGGGGCTCTCTAGCTTGCTCAAAGACCAGTCAGTGGGGAAACTTAATGACCGCCAAGCTCGTTACGCCGAGTTGATTCACCGCAGCGGTCGGCACTTGATGGCAGTGGTGAATGATATTTTAGACTTAACCCGCATCGAGACCGGTCAGATGGAGCTGATTGCCGAACCGGTGAGAATTGAAGAGGTTTGCAGCAGAGCTTTTGAGCAAGCCACTGGTAGGGAACATTTATCTAGTAGTGCGGCTCCAGGCGGGGGTGATGACGATCGGCACTTTCACTTGGAAATTGAGCCCGGTTTGGACACGATCGTGGCTGACGAGTTGCGCTTAAGGCAAATGCTGTCTCATTTGCTATCTAACGCCCTGAAATTCACCCCCAAAGGACGGGATATCGGGCTGAAAGTGAATCGCTGGGAAAGCTGGATTGCCTTTACCGTCTGGGATAATGGCCTGGGCATCCCAGCGGAAAAACAGCATTTGATTTTTCAGAAGTTCCAGCAGCTAGAAAATCCCTTAATTCGGCAATTTGAGGGAACTGGGCTGGGACTGGTGTTGACTCAGGGGATCGCCCGCGCCCACGGGGGAGATGTGACTTTTATTTCTAAAGAAGACCACGGCAGCCAGTTTACCATTCTCCTGCCTCCTTGCCCGCCTGCAGTCAATACAACCGGGGTGCCCGTAGTCCGGGATAAGCAATTGGTGCTGCTCGTGGAAGCAGTCCCCCGCTTTGTGGAGAGCGTGACGGGGATGCTTAGCGCTTTGGGTTTGCGCACCTGCATCGCTCGCGCTGGCACTGATGCTCTGGAAAAAGCTCGACGCCTGCAACCTGGTGCGGTGTTGATTGACCCTTTGCTGCCCCTACTTTCTGGTTGGGATGCCCTCACTTTAATCAAGTCTGACCCTCAAACCCGCCATATTCCCGCAGTGATGATGGGGACTTTGGCGGATAAGAAACAAGCTCTGGAGCGTCACGCTGATGGCTTTTTAGTCTTGCCGGTGCAGGAGGATGCCTTGCGAGACGAACTCACCCGCCTGCACTGTCTCCAGGTAAACCGAGAATCTTCGCCTCCTGCTAAGTTGACGGTGTTGCGACTGATTCCCACGGATAACCCATCTCCCAATCCTTTGCTGGCAGACCATATCACTTCTGACAGCAGCGACAACCTGCGGCTTTTGGAGGCTTACGATTTAGACCAAGCCGAACTCCTAGCCCGGATTTGGCAACCTCACGCCATCTTGCTCGACGGGATATCTTCGATGAGTGATGATGTGAATGGTTTTTTGCAGGAGTTGAGCGAATATCCAGAGTTGGGGGCGGTGCCACTGGTGACGCTCGATCGTCTTACCACTGAGGCAGCCAATAAAATCTCTGGTCTGAGCGTGTTTCCCTGCTTACTGCCTGTGGGGGCTGATGGGTCACACCGAGCCCCATCAAGTCAACTTATTGATGTGATTAAAGTGGCCGCTGGAATGCGGGAAAAACCGACAATTTTGGTAGTGGATTTGTCACGATTGCCTGAGTTTGGCCCACCCCAGACAGAGGCGAGAGGGCACGAAGGAGAGGCAGGAGAACCACAGAGGCGATTAGAACATCAAGAGATTGGCACTCCAGGATCCCGATTGTCGGTGACATTCAACCCCGGAAGGATTCACCACAACCCCGCTCCTAACAATGGCTTGTCCACCATCCCACCAGGGAATCAAAGTCAGGATGGTGCTTGGCTACCAGCTCTGATTCAGTATCTGCAAACGGCGGGTTTTAAAGGGACGATCGCCAGCTCTTGGTCCGAGGTTTGGCAGCAGCTACAGCATCAGGGTGTAGATTTGCTCGTGCTGTATTGGCCCAATGGTCTCAAACCAAGTTCCAGCCTGCTCGACGCTCTAAGGACTTTGGGGCAGGTGCATTCTCTGCCTCCGGTTTTTGTGCTACGCAGTCGAGGCGATCGCCTGATCGCCCCTACCACTCCGGTGGAGAAAAAATCGGTTTTGCCCGTATCGGGTGGGGTTGCCATGATTAAGGATGGCAGTTTCGACCTCCCAGAAGCCGAATCATCCCTGGAAACCGGGACTCTGGATTGGGACAATGGGAATATGGGGGGAGATTTCTATTCGGTGGTCAGGTCGATCGCCTCAAAAATCCTCCCCTCCTCCCTCTCCATGTCCCAATTACTCCATGAAATCATTTTGAGTCTTCAAACCCACTAG
- a CDS encoding circadian clock protein KaiA — protein sequence MAGAVSEFLASDPYLLTHFQSEKALFTFLEQEKQQIDCLLLDGKSVIGIAKRLKAKGTLLPAVIISAAPRSDSSQPQPLDSGPMALSPREPDGESPIVDGSNPLTPSVPNPEAVPPEAIYHGAEVHISTDEITAIARYIEQAITQFLNLTPTPSDTQPSDTPSSLPEPVNHFLQLQQRRLAEKLRERLGYLGVYYKRNHQRFLRNLPAKERQEFLESLKVDYCEILLHYFDSRNDQNQKIDEFVYNAFFADISVTQIVEIHMELMDEFSKHLKLEGRSEEILLDYRLTLIDVIAHLCEMYRRSIPRDA from the coding sequence ATGGCTGGAGCTGTGAGTGAGTTCTTGGCCAGCGATCCCTATTTGCTGACCCACTTTCAGTCAGAAAAAGCCTTATTCACTTTTTTAGAACAGGAAAAGCAGCAGATTGATTGCCTGCTCCTGGATGGCAAATCTGTCATTGGTATTGCCAAACGCCTAAAAGCTAAAGGCACCCTCTTACCCGCCGTCATCATTTCTGCAGCTCCCAGATCTGACTCCAGTCAACCCCAACCACTAGACTCTGGTCCTATGGCGCTATCCCCCAGGGAACCAGATGGAGAGAGTCCGATCGTCGATGGATCAAACCCGCTGACCCCATCCGTGCCTAACCCAGAAGCAGTTCCACCAGAAGCCATCTATCATGGTGCGGAAGTTCACATTAGCACGGATGAAATCACCGCGATCGCTCGCTACATCGAGCAAGCCATCACCCAATTCCTCAACCTCACTCCCACCCCCAGCGACACCCAGCCCTCGGATACCCCGAGTTCCCTACCCGAGCCAGTAAATCACTTTCTCCAGCTCCAGCAGCGTCGCTTGGCCGAAAAGTTGAGGGAGCGATTAGGATACTTAGGTGTGTACTATAAACGCAATCACCAACGTTTTCTCCGCAATTTGCCCGCGAAGGAAAGACAAGAGTTTTTAGAATCCCTAAAAGTAGATTACTGTGAAATTCTTTTACATTATTTCGATTCCCGCAATGACCAAAACCAAAAAATAGATGAATTTGTGTATAATGCCTTTTTCGCCGATATATCCGTAACGCAGATAGTGGAAATTCATATGGAATTAATGGATGAATTCTCTAAGCATTTAAAGCTGGAAGGGCGCAGCGAAGAAATTCTCCTCGACTATCGCTTAACTTTGATTGATGTGATCGCCCATTTATGCGAAATGTATCGGCGCTCCATCCCTAGAGACGCTTGA
- the kaiB gene encoding circadian clock protein KaiB, with amino-acid sequence MNPPKKTYILKLYVAGNTPNSVRALKTLKNILEQEFQGVYALKVIDVLKNPQLAEEDKILATPTLAKILPPPVRKIIGDLSDREKVLIGLDLLYEELCESDSGI; translated from the coding sequence ATGAACCCGCCCAAAAAAACTTATATCCTCAAACTGTACGTGGCTGGGAATACTCCCAACTCCGTGCGAGCCTTAAAAACGCTGAAAAATATCTTGGAACAGGAGTTTCAAGGTGTATATGCCCTGAAAGTGATTGATGTGCTGAAAAATCCCCAGCTCGCTGAGGAGGATAAAATCTTAGCTACCCCCACTTTAGCCAAAATCCTGCCCCCGCCAGTACGGAAAATTATTGGCGACCTATCGGACAGGGAAAAAGTGTTAATTGGCTTGGACTTACTGTATGAGGAATTGTGCGAATCCGATTCGGGAATTTGA
- the kaiC gene encoding circadian clock protein KaiC, which produces MNPHQPNEREELVSVGVHKIRTMIEGFDDISHGGMPVGRTTLVSGTSGTGKTLFAIQFLYNGIIYFDEPGIFVTFEESPQDIIKNSYSFGWDLQKLINQGKLFILDASPDPEGQDVVGNFDLSALIERIHYAIRKYKAKRVSIDSITAVFQQYDAVSVVRREIFRLVARLKQLGATTIMTTERVEEYGPVARFGVEEFVSDNVVIVRNVLEGERRRRTIEILKLRGTTHMKGEYPFTMTSEGINIFPLGAMRLTQRSSNARVSSGVTTLDEMCGGGFFKDSIILATGATGTGKTLLVSKFLEDACMNAERAMLFAYEESRAQLLRNAYSWGIDFEEMENRGMLKIMCAYPESAGLEDHLQIIKSEIADFKPSRMAIDSLSALARGVSNNAFRQFVIGVTGYAKQEEITGFFTNTTDQFMGAHSITESHISTITDTILMLQYVEIRGEMSRAINVFKMRGSWHDKGIREYSISEKGPEIKDSFRNYERIISGSPSRISVDEKSELSRIVKGVQGKVGESDL; this is translated from the coding sequence ATGAATCCGCATCAACCAAACGAACGAGAAGAGCTAGTATCCGTAGGAGTCCATAAAATTCGCACCATGATCGAGGGCTTCGATGACATCAGTCATGGCGGAATGCCCGTCGGTCGTACCACCTTAGTCAGCGGCACTTCCGGGACTGGGAAAACTTTATTTGCGATTCAGTTTCTGTACAACGGCATCATTTACTTTGATGAGCCAGGAATTTTTGTCACTTTTGAAGAATCCCCACAGGATATTATTAAAAATTCCTACAGTTTTGGCTGGGATTTGCAAAAATTAATCAATCAGGGGAAACTATTTATCCTTGATGCTTCCCCGGACCCAGAAGGCCAGGACGTGGTAGGTAATTTTGACCTGTCGGCGCTGATTGAGCGGATCCATTACGCGATTCGCAAGTACAAGGCAAAGCGGGTATCTATTGACTCGATCACGGCGGTGTTTCAGCAGTACGATGCGGTGTCGGTGGTGCGGCGGGAGATTTTTCGCTTGGTGGCTCGCTTGAAGCAATTGGGGGCCACTACAATTATGACTACAGAGCGGGTGGAAGAATATGGTCCGGTGGCTCGCTTCGGTGTGGAGGAGTTTGTCTCGGATAATGTGGTGATTGTCCGCAACGTGTTGGAAGGTGAGCGCCGTCGCCGCACGATCGAGATTTTGAAGCTGCGCGGTACTACTCATATGAAGGGTGAATACCCTTTCACTATGACTTCCGAGGGGATCAATATCTTCCCCTTGGGTGCCATGCGCCTCACCCAAAGGTCTTCCAATGCGCGGGTTTCTTCTGGAGTTACCACTCTTGATGAAATGTGCGGCGGCGGTTTCTTCAAGGATTCGATTATTCTGGCAACTGGGGCAACCGGTACGGGGAAAACTCTGCTGGTCAGCAAGTTTTTAGAAGATGCCTGTATGAATGCGGAACGGGCCATGCTGTTTGCCTATGAAGAATCTCGCGCCCAGCTCCTCCGTAATGCCTATTCTTGGGGCATTGATTTTGAAGAAATGGAAAACCGGGGGATGCTGAAAATTATGTGTGCTTATCCTGAGTCGGCGGGTTTGGAAGACCATTTGCAAATTATTAAGTCGGAAATTGCGGATTTCAAACCGTCCCGGATGGCGATCGACTCTCTAAGCGCTTTGGCTAGAGGCGTGAGCAACAATGCTTTCCGGCAGTTTGTCATCGGCGTTACCGGCTATGCCAAACAGGAGGAAATTACCGGCTTCTTCACGAACACTACTGACCAATTTATGGGGGCACATTCGATTACCGAATCCCATATTTCTACGATTACAGATACAATTTTGATGCTGCAATATGTGGAAATTAGAGGGGAAATGTCCAGAGCAATTAACGTGTTTAAAATGCGTGGTTCCTGGCATGATAAGGGCATCCGCGAGTACAGTATCAGCGAAAAAGGTCCAGAAATTAAGGATTCTTTCCGCAATTACGAGCGGATTATCAGTGGTTCACCTTCGCGCATTTCTGTGGATGAAAAGAGCGAGCTATCCCGGATTGTGAAGGGTGTTCAGGGCAAGGTTGGAGAATCAGACTTGTAG
- a CDS encoding cation-translocating P-type ATPase encodes MNSNYQSNSAQAWHTLSASDTVQALETDVHRGLSTEAIAQRLGRYGPNQIEAKGGRTPLQILVDQFTNVMLLMLMAVALVSGVLDFQVGEPPKDAIAILSLVIFNGVLGYLQESKAEKALAALKNMAAPMVRVVRDGKVQDVAAKELVPGDVMLLEAGVQVSADARLLEAQNLQVRESALTGEAEAVTKQASLQLPQDAPLGDRLNLVFQGTEVINGRGKAIVTNTGLATELGHIAEMIQSVENEPTPLQQRMDQLTKLLVKACLIIVGVVVIGGTIVNPSNFKNLLEVSLSMAVAVVPEALPAVITVTLALGTQRMVRRNALIRRLPAVETLGSVSAICSDKTGTLTQNKMVVQRVHTGNASFSVTGNGYAPVGEFLLDEQSGSDHNWRENRDLRSLLLACVLCNDAVLEPPANGKPDWTILGDPTEGALLSLAGKANIQPETSSRSNPRVGEFPFSSERKRMSVICEGESSSDYGSEFLMFTKGSPELTLERCTQIQIGGQMLSLTEEMRASILDRNNQMAGQGLRVLGFACKPLSELWAANTTEDVAERELVWLGLVGIIDPPRPEAKAAVAKCRQAGIRPVMITGDHQLTAEAIGRELGIANPGDVIITGQELEKLDQKELEGVVDRTSVYARVSPEHKLRIVRALQSRGQFVAMTGDGVNDAPALKQADIGIAMGITGTDVSKEASDMILLDDNFATIVAATEEGRVIYNNIRLFIKYIFGSNIGELLTIVLAPFILPETVVPLTPLQILWMNLVTDGFPALALAVEPSTNDVMQQPPQNPRQSIFAGGMGYYTIRIGIVFALINIALMLWGYNHTHSPGYAGDPNSWKTMVFTSLCVAQMGHALAVRSKNRLIAEMNLFSNPSLLAAAVITVIVQIGMIYITPVREFFGMQLLNSTEILVVLGFSSLLFVWVDLEKLFLRWYFARR; translated from the coding sequence ATGAATAGCAACTATCAATCAAATTCAGCACAGGCGTGGCACACTTTGAGCGCTTCAGATACGGTGCAAGCGCTGGAAACTGATGTGCATAGGGGTTTGAGCACGGAAGCTATTGCCCAGCGGTTGGGGCGCTATGGACCTAATCAAATCGAGGCTAAGGGGGGGCGAACTCCCCTGCAGATTTTGGTGGACCAGTTCACGAATGTGATGCTGTTGATGCTGATGGCGGTGGCGCTGGTGTCGGGGGTCCTGGATTTTCAGGTGGGGGAACCTCCGAAAGACGCGATCGCCATTTTATCCCTGGTCATCTTTAACGGTGTTCTCGGCTATCTACAAGAAAGCAAAGCGGAAAAAGCCTTGGCGGCGCTGAAAAATATGGCCGCCCCAATGGTCCGGGTAGTTCGCGATGGCAAGGTGCAAGATGTGGCCGCGAAAGAACTGGTCCCCGGAGATGTGATGCTCCTAGAGGCGGGAGTACAGGTGAGCGCCGATGCCAGACTGCTGGAAGCTCAAAATCTCCAGGTCCGAGAATCTGCTTTGACGGGAGAAGCGGAAGCCGTGACGAAGCAGGCTTCTTTGCAGCTACCGCAGGATGCGCCGTTGGGCGATCGTCTCAACCTGGTGTTTCAAGGCACGGAAGTCATCAACGGACGGGGTAAAGCCATTGTCACCAATACGGGTCTGGCTACGGAACTCGGCCATATCGCTGAGATGATTCAGTCGGTGGAAAACGAACCGACTCCTCTACAGCAGCGCATGGACCAGTTAACCAAACTTTTGGTTAAAGCCTGTTTAATCATTGTGGGTGTGGTGGTTATTGGCGGTACGATCGTCAATCCCAGCAACTTTAAAAACCTGTTGGAAGTGTCCTTGAGTATGGCGGTGGCGGTGGTTCCGGAAGCTCTCCCCGCTGTCATTACTGTGACTTTGGCTCTGGGCACCCAAAGAATGGTGCGACGAAATGCCTTGATTCGCCGCCTCCCAGCGGTAGAAACCCTGGGCTCTGTCTCTGCTATCTGTTCTGACAAAACCGGTACGCTCACCCAAAACAAAATGGTGGTGCAACGGGTCCATACTGGTAACGCCAGCTTCAGCGTCACTGGGAATGGTTACGCTCCGGTGGGAGAATTCTTGCTCGATGAGCAATCCGGGTCTGATCACAACTGGCGGGAAAATCGGGATTTGCGATCGCTCCTGCTCGCCTGTGTCCTGTGCAATGATGCGGTACTCGAACCCCCCGCCAACGGCAAACCTGATTGGACCATCCTGGGCGACCCCACCGAAGGCGCCCTCCTGTCTCTGGCGGGGAAGGCCAATATCCAGCCAGAAACTTCGTCCCGCTCTAACCCCCGCGTCGGCGAGTTTCCCTTCTCCTCCGAGCGCAAGCGGATGAGTGTCATCTGTGAGGGTGAGAGTTCCTCTGATTATGGCTCTGAATTTCTCATGTTTACCAAGGGTTCGCCGGAGTTGACTTTGGAGCGTTGCACCCAAATTCAGATTGGGGGGCAAATGCTGTCACTCACGGAGGAAATGCGTGCTAGCATTCTCGATCGGAATAACCAAATGGCGGGCCAAGGTTTGCGGGTGTTGGGTTTCGCTTGCAAACCTTTATCCGAGCTATGGGCTGCTAACACTACGGAAGATGTAGCCGAGCGAGAGTTGGTGTGGTTGGGTTTGGTGGGAATCATCGATCCTCCCCGTCCCGAAGCTAAAGCGGCGGTGGCAAAATGCCGCCAAGCGGGAATTCGTCCGGTGATGATTACTGGGGACCACCAACTGACGGCGGAGGCGATCGGTCGAGAGTTGGGTATTGCCAATCCTGGGGATGTCATAATCACCGGTCAGGAGCTGGAAAAGCTGGACCAGAAGGAACTCGAGGGGGTAGTCGATCGCACCAGCGTCTATGCCCGGGTTTCCCCAGAACACAAACTCCGCATCGTCCGAGCCTTGCAAAGTCGCGGTCAATTCGTAGCGATGACGGGGGACGGCGTGAACGACGCTCCGGCTCTGAAACAGGCGGATATCGGGATTGCGATGGGTATCACCGGCACCGATGTGAGCAAAGAAGCCAGCGATATGATTTTGCTCGATGATAATTTTGCCACGATCGTCGCCGCCACCGAAGAAGGACGGGTCATTTACAACAATATTCGCCTGTTCATCAAATATATTTTCGGCTCCAATATCGGCGAATTGCTCACGATTGTTTTAGCGCCGTTCATCCTCCCCGAAACCGTTGTACCCCTCACCCCGCTGCAAATTCTGTGGATGAATTTAGTCACCGACGGTTTCCCCGCTTTGGCATTAGCCGTGGAACCATCCACTAATGATGTGATGCAGCAGCCCCCCCAAAATCCCCGCCAAAGCATTTTCGCCGGTGGGATGGGTTATTACACGATTAGAATCGGGATTGTTTTTGCCCTCATCAATATCGCTCTGATGCTTTGGGGTTACAACCACACCCACTCCCCTGGTTATGCTGGAGACCCAAATTCCTGGAAAACAATGGTATTTACTTCTTTGTGTGTGGCCCAGATGGGACACGCCTTGGCGGTGCGGTCTAAAAACCGCTTGATTGCGGAAATGAATTTGTTTTCTAATCCCTCCCTCCTCGCCGCCGCTGTGATTACGGTGATTGTCCAAATCGGCATGATTTATATCACCCCGGTGCGAGAATTTTTCGGTATGCAGTTACTCAATAGCACCGAAATTCTCGTAGTGCTAGGATTTAGTTCCTTGCTGTTTGTCTGGGTCGATTTGGAAAAATTGTTCTTGCGCTGGTATTTTGCCCGTCGTTAG